Below is a window of Mus caroli chromosome 2, CAROLI_EIJ_v1.1, whole genome shotgun sequence DNA.
AGAGTCCCATGACACTTGTGGGAAAGCCCATGaaagtttttttattttgggggggtggCTATAAATACTTCTGTGTGAGGTTTGAAATGAAGTTGGATTTAATCTGTTCTGATGTTCACAAAGTAGAGGAAGATCAACTTTCTTTCTTGAGTATTCTGTTGAGAATGCGCAGCTGCTTAAGACTGGGGCTGATTTCTCCCCAGCCGCAGACACTGTGCCCTGCTCAACTCCCCTTGTTGGCTCATGCCTCTCTACACCTAGCCTTTCTCCTACCCTCTTCCACTAGGTTCATGTCAatcttcttttttgggggggttgggtgCTCTGGTTTCCCAGGTGACCGAAATTATCCTTAGCATTCTTTCCGTACCTTGACTAATTGATGCCTGTTCCCTGAGGATAACACCTCTGTTTTCTGCCAAATCTCTCACTACCACTGTGTAATGGTGGTGATGGGAGAGGGCTGGGGTTGGAGTGCAGAATGAAAGCAGCCGTGTTAACAAGTTTCTCTAGACTCTTTGAATGATCTGTTTTGTCACTACTCATTCTTTTGACATCATGCCTTACTTAATTCCATcgctctctctgttttctttatctttgggACATATTCTCATCTTCAGATTGAGCCTTCCACACCTCTGCATTATACCCACACTTCACATTGCTCTGAGTGACTGACTTGCTCCTTGCTAGACTCTTCCCCAGACTGCCAAGTTTCTCCATCATGGCATTTGACCTGATCCAAGTCACATCCCTGACTTGGGTATCTCTTGAGCtttatcaattttcttttctattccattGAGCTCACTGTAAATTCTGATCTCTTCATGCCCCCTCTTCCTGAGCACAGTAAATCTCTTCATTGGTATTTGGTGAAGTCCACCTTGCCCTCACAGTGACCTACCTAAATCCTTTCACTCTCCGAACTCGTCAGCAGAACGAACTATCTTaatcactgtttttattttctttgtttttcattaactTGTTGATACCTTTGAGGCCTCTGCCCTATTCTCTGCAAATgggtactgggaggaggggaaggctcTTTTCGAAAATTCAGTAGTATCTTCTAATATCATGATGTCATAGATTTTTaacaacttctttaaaaaaattctagttCTTTGATTTCATGTTCTTCCGATGATTATTTTCCTCCACTGTaactttccatctttctttatctcttttttttcttcttttcttctttcttttctcttttttccctctcttctacgtgtgtgggggtgggtgagtaTAGTGGGTATGTGAgttgtatgtttgtatttgtgtgtcttgCATGCTTGTGAATGTTGGGTGCTTGTCCCTTTGCCCTtggatgtggaggccagaggaagatgttacatgtcttcctttctctctgctcagcCTTGTTCCTTTAAGAAGTCTCTCACTGAAGAAGATGTTTGTCATTTGGCTTGTCTGGTTGGCCAGGGAACTCTCAGGATCTAAAATCTGAGTCTCTGTTCCAGTGCTTTGGCTACAGGCACATGTATCCATGCAGGCTTTTAACATGGGTGccagagatttgaactcagctcctcatgtttGCAAAGCAAGTATTCTTAGGAAAATGAAGCCATTTTCCTAGCtttcctcttttatttgtttaatgtttcatttaataatttttcttttgtattcttaCAGAAGAAGGGCTATTTCTTTGACTCATGTCTTGTATCTGTTTTATCTTCCTGGGGGCTATCTCATCCACCCTCTCAACTTTAATAACAGCCTCTGATTACATAGGCTTTTCTTCCCTATGCTGCCCATTGGTTTCTTGACCTTATTTCTTATAGACATTACCAGAGTAcaactttaaaatactttgaaCTGAAGGTGATTTTAAATGACTACTTGATGTGCTCTTGAGGGTTAAAAGAACAATATTAAAAATCAGAAGACAAACCTGCCGTTTGCATAACCTCCCACTCAAGACCAACAGATACAAAAGTCTTACAAATTGCATCACCAACATTTTCTTCCATCTTCCAAATGTGGCTTCCTGCTGTTTACAGAGCTGCACTCAGTTCTTTCTTATTAATCCTCCATTTTCACCCTTCTCTCTTAGCTGCAACACAGTTGTTCTGACAATGCATCTGCTGTTGGAGTTTCCTCCCTTGTCAACAATATCCTCTATTTCTACCAAATGTTCTTCAAGTGTATTGACTTTTTACACACTTGCTGAAAAACATTCTCCCCACCCCAAAACTACTTAAGAACAATGGCCCCAAACCATCAGGGCAGATGTCATGACTTGAAATTCAACACACCACAAAGCCTGGCATAACAAACTAACCACCCAATCAATGAGCAGAaagcagcaacaaaaccaaactccacACTTTGGGTATACCTCCTCCGCAGAGTGTAGTCTGTCTACACTGTTACCTGTTCTCCAAATACCTTCTAAATCAGTGACCACAGTCCTCACCCACACCTGGCTGTGCCTGGGAGATTTTAATTCCCCAAGTCTGCCCTGAGGCATGGTTGTCTTAATAAAATCATTCCCTATTGATTCTGACCGATGCCAGTGTTTGGGCTAGTGACTATTTCATCTCAGGGATTTGCTCAACACTTTCCCTCTATGGCaaatatcttgcttttcttgatttcttgtcACATTCCTTCAATCCTCAGCCCTAGTTTTACTTTGTTCCTGAGGTCTTCTCTAtctattcaaatatataattgCTTTTTTTCTATGTTGAATAATAAACTTTTTTTCCCCTGCTAATGTTATGAACCATAAACCTGCAGCTAAAAGGTACAATAGTTGTAATTTCAAGACTGTGTGACACTTGCTAATCATGCtaagtggaaggaaggaatgttAAATATCACTGTTGTTTTCAACAACAGATGAGCTTATTAAAATAATTCAGCGCTGGATGCTTTTTTCTAACACCTACCTTCTAAGTTGCTTTAGAACATTGACAGATCTCTAGGGATTCCTCCTGGAACTGTCCTGCTGCATGAAGCCATAAAATGTGCTTAAGTCAGAAACCGTGGTTAGGAAAGCATTGTTTTTCACTAGTTCCCCTGACCCAGTGGAATACTTTTAATAAGTCAGCCCTGCTGACAGGCAGAGAACACTGTTGTTTTTAATGGGGAGCTAGATTTGGTGTAGTCATTTCATGCAGTTACAAGTTACTGCATCTAAAAGCAATTTCTGACTTTTGTCAAATATTTGGCAAGGAGGTgatcttttcttttagttttaccAGGAAAAAACAGGGCCAACATTTCATTCAAGACATTGAGAATTCATGTATAATTAGGTAATCTCTTGCCTCGGAAGGTGGAGACTTGAATCTAAGTAGATAGTGAATTTTTATCTACtcggtgctgtgtgtgtgtatatatatatatatattttatgtagaacatgtttggatttattttacatgaaataataaaacgaagtgtaaaacatatataaaaattttgtGCTTATCAAGTTTAATTGGAAAACAGTTGATATAATCCAGTTTTCACTTTTTATAAGCCATAGGTTTATTGTGTCTTCATAAACTACCCAGTCCTTTATCTCTGACTTCAGCAGACCTGTAATTGAACCCCTCAAAACCTTGAGAAGCTAAACCAAACTCCCTTTGGAAAACGTTCCTCATACTGTCAAACGTACTTTTCAGTCACTCATAGAAAATCCTCTGTAGCAGGAAGTGAAAAGAGAAATTGTTGGGTAACGTTTTGAAGATGTCAAATAAGAAGTAAGGTTTCTGAGTTGGTCATGGGTCTGTGTCAGTAGGGGAGAAGCCACGGTGTCTAGGAAGCCTCTGGGAACACAGTAGTTTTTTTGAACATAACGGAACTAACAAAGAGAGCAGAATGCTGTGTAGCTTCTCAGCACATCTGAGCTGCACAATGACCCTGCGCTGCTGTTTTAGTAGTCTACTCCATACATAGAGATAGCCACTGAACCACAAGCCTTTTAATTAGATGGTTTACCTATTAAAGATGGATAAcagatttcaaatattttgatgCCATCTTACTCTctcaaaagtatatttaaaaccattttttccAAGACCACCTTTAAAGTGTTAGCTCAGACAATGGCAGCAGTGCTCCtgaaacaaaaacattgaaaccACTCTAGAGTTTTTCATCTACTGAGTGAATATTTAGCCACAAAACATGGACTCTTTGAAGTAAAAAGGATACACAATCTCAAGATGtcactatttcttttatttgtacccaacttttatttttatgcctaGAAAAATACATGGGGTTGTTTAGGACTCATGTGCTGGCAATTTTCTACTTTTAGTGATGGAAACATAGTCCCGAAAGCAAGCACAattattctgtttttcttaagttttattcagcaataagaccataatttttcatatttaaggAAGTATGAAAAATTTGTCGAATTTCAAAAGCTGAATACATGTAGCGTTGGATCAAGGCACATACAAGACTGGCCAAAGGGCGTACAGtgcactttggttttttttttttttccgttgttgaaaaaaaattcatggcAACAAAAAGTGGTATGGTTTTTAAACAAGTAATAGCTCACAATTCAGTAGGAAGCTGTAAAGAAATGTTACATTACAAGTCCATTATGTAATATCTGGAAACTGTGACAGTAACGGGCAGTATGCTCCACCATGGTGAAAGTAAATTGAATAGTTATGTACAGTGTTCAAGCATCTCATATAAGCCAGATCTAAATTTGATAtctagtatttatttttctctgaaattctCACTTACTTAAAGCACTACTTTCTCTAGATCTCTGAGAGGAATTGCTGATGGTTGTTCTCAGGCATCAGGCATCctttataataaaaacatcatAAACACTAACAATTCTGTGTGTAGGATTCAACTTTTTCAAGAGCCTGGATGGTCCAGGCAGAAACCAAGATGCAGTTCTAGTATATGTACTGGTTACACTACAGAAGTCTAAGTTGTCATGGTTTTTTTTAAGTACACATACTCCCTGCACTTACATGATTCTTCTCGTGAAGTCCTTTATTCTTGAAGCTCTGCTGACAGTGGCTTCAACAGCGGAAGCCTTCACATTGTCCTTATGCCAGCTGATGTATTCAGTTCAGAAACTATGCTTAACTTCCTTAAGGATATTTAATTTGCCTAGGGTAAAATGAGAGGTGTGGCAAGTTTGATACTGCCCGTTATGCCACAGATTTTGATTTATTGAATACCACTGGGATAATACAAATTTAACCATTGGAACATTATTTCataactagtttttaaaatttattttgtcatccagccaggtttcttttttttttttctttttacattgtaTTAATACCAAAGTGAAAAACGGCCTGTGCTTATACTACAAGGGTCTCATGTGAACGCAGTCCTGATTGTTCAACACAGCGGGAAAATTCACTTTCACAGTCAACAAGTCATCTTACTCAGTAGAACACAAAGTAAATGGTTTATAACTTCAATATCTGCAAGGAAAATACAGTACAAATTactaaaaaatactaaaatatagaATTGTGTTCAGGCATCCCCACTACATCAACCGCAGCAGCAACCTGAAATCTGAAACTTTTAATAAAAAgttcttaaatataaattatatggcAAATGTACAGTACATTGcttctctcagtctcttttccaGTGTTTTGCAGTAGAACAGAGTTCCTACCATCAcctttcttaggttttttttttaaagaaaaaacccGGAACAGTCTGGTGTGGGACCTCCTTGCATCATGAGTGTGAGTGGTCCGAGTCTGGGATCCCACTGTCTCTGTAGCTCCGGTTACTACTGCTCTCACTGAGGTTGTTCTTGTACAGATTCATCCCATTCGGAGGAAATATGGTGTGTATTACAAATTCCTCCTTGGAGATGGGTTCATTGCTTATCGGTAGCATCTGGAAAGAAGTTTCCCTGATTTCCAGGATGGAGTTGTCTTTCTTAGTACCGGCTTCTGCATAGtcatcctttctcctcctccctttgctGTACGCACAGTTCCGTGAAAACAGTGACCCGTTCCTATGCACATACCAACACACCAAAGCAAGGAGGGCGATGCTTACCAGGGCCACAGCCCCACCAATGATGGCAGCCAAAGGTAAATTTGGATTTTTGTAAggttctttctcttgctctcgaTTGAGGGTGGTTGTGGGGTTGTACATTCGAAGAGGGGCAGTTTGGGTCTCAATACAAACAGGTGTTTCATCAAACAGGTAAAGGTTACTGGTTTCCATGGGAACCATGCATACTCTATAGGGTGATTCAGGTTCTAGGGCGGTGACCAAGTATTCACTGCGTTCTCCTGTTACGATTGTTTCTGTTATAGATCCAAAGGCTGGGCTATGGCCCAGTTTAAGCCAGCTGAGTCGCAGAGCAGTCATAGGCAGAGCAAGTCTCCAGGATATGTGGATTGTGTCAGGGGTGACAGATTTCACagtaattaaaattgttttccgTGAGGGGCTGCCTGTAGTTCGCTGATCCTTAATGAGCTTGGGGTTTTTAATATCTGGTTGTTTGGTCACAGGAGCTGGCCACTGTCCTTGAGCAGGATATGCTGTGTTGGGTATTGCAGTGGTTATCTGAATGGTGCTCACAATCCCACTGTCTTTACAATCAAACAGTTCTGCACTGAGGTCCTTGATAGCCATTCCACGGACCTTTTCTGGGGCTTGGCACATGAGCCCACGCACATTGACCTTCACCGGTAGCGACTGTAACCAGTCTCGTACCCATTTCATCTTGCACCCACAATACCAAGGATTGTTGCGAAGAATCAGTTGGGTTATATTGTCCAAATCATCAAAGATACCCTGAGGTAAATTGCTTAGGTTATTATTAGACATATCGAGTCGATACAGCTGCCTTAAATAAGAAAAAGCATTTGGGGGTACCCGGTTGATATGGTTGTCTTGAAGGTAAAGCTTCCTCAGGCTTGTGCCGGGAAGGTTCACTGGCGCTGCTGTCAAGGAATTCCTCACCAGGGACAGCTCTGTTAAGTTTACTAAGTTGAAGAAAACTTTGTCACCCAAACCATGGTTGTTCAACAAGTTTCCATCTAAAACCAGGCGTTTCAGGCTTGTGAGACCGTGAAGTGATGGGGAAGAGATGGTTGATATGCGATTGTCATCCAGGCGTAATTCCTCGATAGTCCTGGGCAAGCCCCCCGGGATTGTGCTAAGGTGGTTACGGGACAGAAAAAGCAGCCGCAGATAGTTACTGTCTCGAAATGCTCCCTCTTCGATGCTGACAGCCGAGACTGAGTTATCATCCAAGTGTAACTCTTCCAGAAACGGAATTTTCGAAAGTGAATCATACGTGATAGTCCTTATGTTATTCTCCTGCAAATGTAACTCTTTTACATACTTTGGAAGATTGGTAGGAAATTCATCTAAACTGTTGTGGTATAGGTATATTCTTTGTACTTTCAGCAAGTTCTTCAAATCTGAAGGAATCCCAAcattgtttatttggttgttcTGAAGGTAGAGTGTTGTAGCATCCTCCGGAATTCCCACTGGAATGGATGTCAGAGAGCGATCGTTACAGTAAATGAAGCCTGCGTCACAGCGACATACAGATGGACAGGATTTAGCCACAACTGACAGAGGTGCCACTTGGAAGAACAGCCCAATTTTAGTCCCGATAAGGAAGAGGCTCCAGGCTGGGCTGATCATGGTCAGCAGTGTTGAGGTCTTTATTATAGCAGGTAGCTTCTGTTACTACAATAGAGtaagaaacacataaaaacaattagGCCAGAATACTGAAGTGTCTTAAGAACAGATGTGGAAACGAAGATAACTATAACCAattatagtattttaattttcagagAGGAGCACCCAGGATTCATTGCTGTCTACCAACAAGCACATTCATATAATTTCTTTACCCTGAGTGTCTTTGGAATATACGTTGATTAACATGTTTAAatctactttattttaaaatggttaatataattaaatagtcaaaatattttaaagtatttatatcCAATTCAGATAGTAATGAAGCTTATCAAATTTctaacttttaatatttatagaaacttctttatgtgtgtgtgtgtgtgcgcgcgtacATGCCAgtgttttctgtctcctttggcaaatatcataaaatatagaaatatgtaatgaaaaatatctatatttttacTCTTCTAGAATAATTAGCTACAcatatcttgagttctttaatcTCAGTAAAGCCAAGCATTTTCTTTGGTTattcatattatttaatattaatattagatATTGTTTGAAAGGCATTTCTGGGAAGAAAATAAGGAGGAATAGTTCACTTACTTTAGGGAAAGAATTGTAGAGCTCATATGTGGAGTTGGTGAGAAT
It encodes the following:
- the Flrt3 gene encoding leucine-rich repeat transmembrane protein FLRT3; amino-acid sequence: MISPAWSLFLIGTKIGLFFQVAPLSVVAKSCPSVCRCDAGFIYCNDRSLTSIPVGIPEDATTLYLQNNQINNVGIPSDLKNLLKVQRIYLYHNSLDEFPTNLPKYVKELHLQENNIRTITYDSLSKIPFLEELHLDDNSVSAVSIEEGAFRDSNYLRLLFLSRNHLSTIPGGLPRTIEELRLDDNRISTISSPSLHGLTSLKRLVLDGNLLNNHGLGDKVFFNLVNLTELSLVRNSLTAAPVNLPGTSLRKLYLQDNHINRVPPNAFSYLRQLYRLDMSNNNLSNLPQGIFDDLDNITQLILRNNPWYCGCKMKWVRDWLQSLPVKVNVRGLMCQAPEKVRGMAIKDLSAELFDCKDSGIVSTIQITTAIPNTAYPAQGQWPAPVTKQPDIKNPKLIKDQRTTGSPSRKTILITVKSVTPDTIHISWRLALPMTALRLSWLKLGHSPAFGSITETIVTGERSEYLVTALEPESPYRVCMVPMETSNLYLFDETPVCIETQTAPLRMYNPTTTLNREQEKEPYKNPNLPLAAIIGGAVALVSIALLALVCWYVHRNGSLFSRNCAYSKGRRRKDDYAEAGTKKDNSILEIRETSFQMLPISNEPISKEEFVIHTIFPPNGMNLYKNNLSESSSNRSYRDSGIPDSDHSHS